Proteins encoded together in one Pseudomonas sp. Seg1 window:
- a CDS encoding quinone-dependent dihydroorotate dehydrogenase, with translation MYTLARQLLFKLSPETSHDLSLDLIGAGGRLGLNGLLCKAPAKMPVTVMGLEFPNPVGLAAGLDKNGAAIDGFAQLGFGFVEIGTVTPRPQPGNPKPRIFRLPEAEAIINRMGFNNLGVDNLLARVAAAKYQGVLGINIGKNFDTPVERAVDDYLICLDKVYAHASYITVNVSSPNTPGLRSLQFGDSLKQLLADLATRRVELALRHGKHVPLAIKIAPDMTDEETAQVAQALIETGMDAVIATNTTLSRVGVEGMEHGDEAGGLSGAPVREKSTNTVKVLAGELGGRLPIIAAGGITEGKHAAEKILAGASLVQIYSGFIYKGPALIRESVDAIVALR, from the coding sequence ATGTACACCCTGGCCCGTCAGCTGTTGTTCAAACTTTCCCCGGAAACCTCCCACGATCTGTCGCTGGATCTGATCGGCGCGGGTGGGCGTTTGGGCTTAAACGGCTTGCTGTGCAAGGCCCCGGCAAAAATGCCGGTGACCGTGATGGGGCTGGAATTTCCCAACCCGGTGGGGCTGGCGGCCGGTCTGGACAAGAACGGCGCCGCCATCGATGGCTTCGCGCAGCTGGGTTTCGGTTTTGTCGAAATCGGCACCGTGACCCCGCGTCCGCAGCCAGGCAACCCGAAACCACGGATCTTCCGCCTGCCGGAAGCCGAGGCGATCATCAACCGCATGGGCTTCAACAACCTCGGTGTGGATAACCTGCTGGCACGGGTGGCTGCGGCGAAATACCAAGGCGTGCTGGGTATCAACATCGGCAAGAACTTCGATACCCCGGTCGAGCGCGCAGTGGACGATTACCTGATCTGCCTGGACAAGGTCTACGCCCACGCCAGTTACATCACGGTCAACGTCAGCTCGCCGAACACCCCGGGGCTGCGCAGTCTGCAGTTCGGTGATTCGCTAAAACAATTGCTGGCAGACCTGGCCACCCGTCGCGTCGAACTGGCGCTGCGTCACGGCAAGCATGTGCCGCTGGCGATCAAGATTGCCCCGGACATGACTGACGAAGAAACCGCGCAAGTCGCCCAGGCCCTGATCGAAACCGGGATGGACGCGGTGATCGCTACCAACACCACCTTGAGCCGTGTCGGTGTTGAAGGAATGGAACATGGCGACGAGGCGGGCGGTTTGTCTGGCGCGCCAGTGCGTGAGAAGAGCACGAATACCGTGAAGGTGCTGGCGGGTGAACTGGGTGGTCGTCTGCCGATCATCGCGGCGGGCGGCATCACCGAAGGCAAGCACGCGGCCGAGAAAATTCTTGCCGGTGCCAGCCTGGTGCAAATCTACTCTGGCTTCATCTATAAAGGCCCGGCGCTGATTCGTGAGTCGGTAGATGCTATCGTCGCGCTGCGTTGA
- a CDS encoding ribosome modulation factor, whose translation MRRLKRDPLERAFLRGYQYGVGGKSRELCPFTLPSVRQAWINGWREGRGDNWDGMTGTAGIHRLNELHAVG comes from the coding sequence ATGAGAAGACTTAAGCGTGATCCGTTGGAAAGAGCATTTTTGCGCGGATATCAATATGGCGTTGGTGGCAAATCCCGTGAGCTTTGCCCATTTACTCTACCGTCGGTACGCCAAGCCTGGATCAACGGCTGGCGAGAAGGACGCGGCGACAACTGGGACGGTATGACCGGCACTGCGGGAATCCACAGACTCAACGAACTTCACGCCGTCGGCTGA
- a CDS encoding CmpA/NrtA family ABC transporter substrate-binding protein, with protein sequence MNEPSVGPLAWVNGSDAPEKTAINLGFMALSDCASVVVAATQGFAQPYGLTLNLKRQTSWAGLRDKLVSGELDAAHSLYGLIYAVHLGIGGVASTDMAVLMGLNQNGQSLNLSHGLQNLGVTSPEALDGHVHQSRAKLTFAQTFPTGTHAMWLYYWLASQGIHPLQDVDSVVVPPPQMVAHLQAGRIDGFCVGEPWAASAVQQDLGFTLATSQTIWPDHPEKVLGCTREFIEQYPNTARALVMAILEASRFIDDSPENRRSTAQLLSAPEYLDAPMSCIEPRFLGDYADGLGNRWQDPHALRFHGNGEVNLPYLSDGMWFMTQFRRWGLLREDPDYLAVARQVQQLDIYRDAATAVGVAAWGTDMRSSQLLDGKVWDGSDPAGYARSFKLHALSDDAPLLARR encoded by the coding sequence ATGAATGAACCTTCGGTAGGGCCGCTGGCCTGGGTCAATGGCAGCGATGCCCCGGAAAAAACCGCGATCAACCTGGGCTTCATGGCCCTGAGCGATTGCGCCTCGGTCGTCGTCGCGGCCACACAGGGCTTTGCCCAGCCTTACGGGCTGACCCTGAACCTCAAACGCCAGACCTCCTGGGCCGGTTTGCGCGACAAACTGGTCAGCGGCGAACTGGATGCCGCCCACAGCCTATACGGCCTGATCTACGCGGTGCACCTGGGCATTGGCGGCGTGGCGTCGACCGACATGGCGGTATTGATGGGCCTTAACCAGAATGGTCAAAGCCTCAACCTCTCCCACGGCCTGCAAAATCTCGGCGTGACCAGCCCTGAAGCGCTCGACGGGCACGTGCACCAAAGCCGCGCAAAACTCACCTTCGCGCAGACCTTTCCCACCGGCACCCATGCCATGTGGCTTTATTACTGGCTGGCGAGTCAGGGCATTCATCCGCTACAGGATGTCGATAGCGTGGTGGTGCCGCCGCCGCAAATGGTCGCGCACCTGCAAGCCGGGCGCATCGACGGCTTTTGCGTCGGCGAACCGTGGGCCGCCAGCGCGGTGCAGCAGGATCTCGGTTTCACCTTGGCCACCAGCCAGACCATCTGGCCCGATCACCCGGAAAAAGTCCTTGGTTGCACCCGCGAATTTATCGAGCAATACCCGAACACGGCGCGGGCGCTGGTGATGGCGATCCTCGAAGCCAGCCGTTTCATCGACGACAGTCCGGAAAATCGCCGCAGCACCGCGCAGTTGCTCAGTGCGCCGGAATATCTGGACGCGCCGATGTCCTGCATCGAACCGCGTTTTCTTGGTGATTACGCCGATGGCCTCGGCAACCGCTGGCAGGATCCGCACGCGCTGCGCTTCCATGGTAACGGCGAGGTAAATCTGCCGTATCTGTCGGACGGTATGTGGTTCATGACCCAGTTCCGCCGCTGGGGTTTGCTGCGTGAGGATCCGGACTACCTTGCCGTCGCCCGTCAGGTTCAGCAGCTGGATATCTACCGCGACGCGGCAACCGCTGTCGGCGTCGCCGCGTGGGGCACCGACATGCGCAGCAGCCAGTTGCTCGACGGCAAAGTCTGGGACGGCAGCGACCCGGCCGGATACGCACGCAGTTTCAAGCTGCACGCCTTGAGCGACGACGCTCCCCTGCTCGCTCGCCGCTGA